A window of Candidatus Poribacteria bacterium contains these coding sequences:
- a CDS encoding trypsin-like peptidase domain-containing protein, translating to MKQIFKRTSGAVLAVIALFTLLANANAEHDWTEQIAAYKPMVVNVETSSEVVFETEVKGTNFATGFVVDAEHGIIATNRHVTGSSPSYVKINFHDGSFTEAKILYYDPTHDFGFYQIDPAAVDFELQAVELGEWDALSLGDELLLIGNNEKEEYTIKFGRITNLNVNKGDRHSSYIHTTFDRTGGSSGSPVWNTAGQVIAIHARGTDTSSFELPIDYLHDALELIRNKVSIQRGEIGVDLELVSIGEAIKHFNFPEALRKEIGPSKAGTPKVIQIESIVPRTTGEADLRASDIIYRINNEPIKDDLYTFDAILNQNVGKSVNLDIYRNGENLSIDVPVEDLEAKKVTRFVRFGGAILHDITPQLRRILFLEADGVYLPHAERGSSFSRVGVQERNGNSKIVILDINGKQIRNLDDFIEACKTITDGQHTYVVVRDFNLFDSSPTPKSLTVNLKFGPLQQFEWNPEELDWKEIME from the coding sequence ATGAAACAAATCTTTAAACGCACAAGCGGTGCAGTCTTAGCGGTTATCGCGCTCTTTACTTTGCTTGCAAACGCCAATGCCGAACACGATTGGACAGAACAGATTGCCGCCTACAAACCGATGGTAGTGAACGTCGAAACCTCCTCGGAGGTCGTCTTTGAAACGGAAGTGAAAGGCACAAATTTTGCTACCGGTTTTGTTGTTGACGCGGAACACGGCATCATTGCCACGAACCGCCATGTCACCGGCAGCAGCCCTTCTTACGTTAAAATTAACTTCCACGATGGTAGTTTTACCGAAGCAAAGATTCTTTACTATGATCCGACGCACGACTTCGGGTTTTATCAGATTGATCCTGCCGCGGTTGATTTTGAGCTGCAAGCCGTTGAACTCGGCGAATGGGATGCACTCTCCCTTGGTGATGAACTCCTGCTTATCGGTAACAACGAGAAAGAAGAATATACGATCAAATTCGGCAGAATTACGAACCTCAACGTTAACAAGGGTGACCGGCACTCCAGCTACATTCACACTACGTTTGACCGGACAGGTGGCTCAAGCGGAAGTCCGGTGTGGAATACCGCTGGTCAAGTGATAGCGATTCACGCTCGCGGCACAGATACCTCCAGTTTTGAACTGCCGATCGATTACCTCCACGATGCGCTTGAGTTGATTCGGAACAAAGTGTCGATCCAACGCGGCGAAATCGGCGTAGATCTGGAACTCGTCTCTATCGGCGAAGCCATCAAACACTTTAATTTTCCCGAGGCTTTGCGGAAAGAGATTGGTCCCTCCAAAGCCGGGACACCCAAGGTTATCCAAATTGAATCCATTGTACCGAGGACAACGGGTGAAGCCGACCTCCGTGCGTCCGATATTATCTATCGTATCAATAACGAACCCATCAAGGACGACCTCTATACTTTCGATGCGATATTGAATCAGAATGTTGGGAAAAGCGTCAATTTGGACATCTATCGGAACGGTGAAAACCTGAGTATTGATGTCCCTGTAGAGGACTTGGAGGCGAAGAAGGTGACTCGCTTTGTCAGATTCGGTGGTGCAATTTTACACGATATTACACCACAACTCCGCCGTATCCTCTTCCTTGAGGCTGACGGTGTCTATTTACCACACGCTGAGCGGGGTAGTAGTTTCTCGCGTGTCGGTGTCCAAGAACGGAATGGCAACTCTAAGATAGTCATCCTCGATATAAACGGAAAACAGATCCGCAATCTTGATGACTTCATTGAAGCGTGTAAAACGATTACGGATGGACAGCACACCTATGTTGTTGTCCGTGATTTTAATCTATTTGACAGTTCGCCAACACCGAAAAGTTTAACGGTCAACCTCAAATTTGGTCCGTTGCAACAGTTTGAATGGAATCCAGAGGAATTGGACTGGAAAGAAATCATGGAATAG
- a CDS encoding radical SAM protein, whose product MTDTKVQAVSWNITRLCNLKCTHCYLPAGFVDTNELGNGNFQLSDIQGSTEYSRDAELSQSQCFRVIDEIAEINPHILLILTGGEPLLRPDILEISKYASDTGFLVVMGTNGVLLNDGVVEKMQQHGVTGAGVSLDAIQPSDHDKFRGMEGAWKATMNGVEALKRAQMDFLVQTSVTQWNYDEIPKIVEFAYQLGAKVLNLYFLVRTGRGKTVMDLTPAQYEKMLETMFELQAAYSGKMLIAAKCAPHYKRVIYGQQSDSAFLQGYPSGTCPCGIYYCRITPEGELTPCPYLPVSVGNLKDESFVKLWNESKTFQDLRNRNLLEGKCGACEFKEVCGGCRARAYATTGNYLAEDASCEYQPGSSSVSVDREQHSTSPVQIENKIAFATETDYELQWTEAAEKRLKRVPSFARGMVIKSVEKYAREHGYREVTPELMQAVKKRFDETGIPSFRPKKR is encoded by the coding sequence ATGACAGACACAAAAGTTCAGGCAGTCTCATGGAATATCACCCGATTGTGTAACCTGAAATGTACACACTGCTATCTCCCGGCAGGCTTCGTAGACACAAACGAGTTAGGGAACGGAAACTTTCAACTATCTGATATTCAAGGTTCCACGGAATACTCACGGGATGCAGAATTAAGCCAATCCCAATGTTTTCGTGTCATCGACGAGATCGCTGAAATCAATCCGCACATCCTCCTCATTCTCACTGGTGGGGAACCGTTATTACGCCCGGATATCTTGGAGATATCGAAGTATGCCTCCGATACCGGGTTTCTTGTTGTCATGGGCACAAACGGTGTCCTGCTCAACGACGGAGTGGTCGAGAAGATGCAACAGCACGGTGTTACCGGTGCAGGCGTGAGTCTCGACGCTATCCAACCTTCAGACCACGACAAGTTTCGGGGCATGGAGGGCGCGTGGAAAGCGACAATGAATGGTGTTGAGGCACTCAAACGCGCACAAATGGATTTTCTCGTTCAGACCTCCGTAACGCAGTGGAATTACGATGAAATTCCAAAAATCGTGGAATTCGCCTATCAGCTCGGTGCGAAGGTGCTAAATCTCTATTTTCTCGTCCGAACGGGAAGAGGCAAGACGGTGATGGACCTTACGCCTGCACAATATGAAAAAATGCTTGAGACGATGTTCGAGTTGCAAGCAGCCTATTCAGGCAAGATGCTCATCGCTGCGAAATGCGCTCCGCACTACAAGCGTGTTATCTATGGGCAACAGTCCGACTCCGCCTTCCTTCAAGGGTATCCGAGCGGTACATGTCCGTGCGGTATTTACTACTGTCGTATCACGCCTGAGGGTGAACTGACACCCTGTCCATATCTACCTGTTAGCGTTGGAAACCTCAAAGACGAAAGTTTCGTTAAACTCTGGAACGAATCAAAAACTTTTCAGGACTTACGGAACCGGAACCTGCTTGAAGGGAAGTGCGGTGCGTGTGAATTCAAAGAGGTGTGTGGGGGTTGTAGGGCACGCGCCTATGCCACGACCGGTAACTACCTCGCCGAAGATGCGTCCTGCGAATATCAACCGGGGTCATCGTCTGTTAGTGTGGATAGAGAGCAACACAGCACGTCGCCTGTTCAAATTGAGAACAAGATCGCTTTTGCCACGGAAACCGATTACGAATTGCAGTGGACGGAGGCAGCAGAAAAAAGGTTAAAACGCGTGCCGTCATTTGCGCGCGGGATGGTCATCAAAAGCGTTGAGAAATACGCACGTGAACACGGTTATCGGGAGGTTACCCCCGAACTCATGCAAGCCGTCAAGAAACGGTTTGACGAAACCGGTATCCCATCTTTCAGGCCCAAAAAACGCTAA
- a CDS encoding 3-hydroxyacyl-CoA dehydrogenase family protein yields MTVDGIEQIAVIGAGLMGHGIAQEFACAGYRVLMHDVANEHLETARTQIENNLGVLAENGVIAKENIAPTLQRIKTTTELSAIAENADFVVEAVTENLALKQQIFEELDTTCPSHTILASNTTALMPSQIGVKAKRKGKILNTHYFNPPYLIPLVELIRSPDTSDETVAVTFDLLTAIGKTPAIIEKEALGFVGPRLQAALIREAFAIVEQGIASAETVDLVVRNSFGRRLSVAGPFQVFELAGWDLVLAAFEELYKDLNSSADINPLLRQMVESGKLGVKSKEGFYSWTDDKIQELRDRMNRALIQQAKDI; encoded by the coding sequence ATGACAGTTGATGGAATAGAACAGATCGCCGTTATCGGGGCAGGACTCATGGGACACGGCATTGCACAGGAATTCGCATGCGCGGGCTACCGAGTCCTGATGCACGATGTTGCCAACGAACACCTCGAAACGGCACGCACTCAGATTGAGAACAACCTCGGTGTGCTTGCTGAAAATGGGGTTATCGCCAAAGAGAATATCGCGCCGACGTTACAACGGATTAAGACTACCACCGAATTGTCTGCCATCGCCGAAAACGCCGATTTTGTTGTCGAAGCCGTCACCGAGAATTTGGCATTAAAACAGCAGATATTTGAGGAATTAGATACAACCTGTCCGTCCCATACAATTTTGGCGAGCAATACGACCGCATTGATGCCCAGCCAGATTGGTGTGAAGGCAAAACGCAAGGGTAAAATCCTCAATACTCACTATTTTAATCCGCCTTACCTTATTCCATTGGTCGAACTCATTCGCAGCCCTGATACCTCTGATGAAACGGTTGCAGTGACGTTTGATCTCTTGACGGCTATCGGGAAAACGCCTGCGATTATTGAAAAAGAGGCACTCGGTTTCGTCGGGCCGAGATTGCAAGCTGCCCTCATTCGGGAAGCATTCGCAATCGTAGAACAGGGCATCGCCAGTGCAGAGACTGTCGATCTTGTCGTCCGGAATAGCTTTGGACGAAGGCTTAGCGTCGCTGGTCCCTTTCAAGTCTTTGAACTTGCTGGATGGGACCTTGTGCTTGCCGCCTTTGAAGAACTTTATAAAGACCTCAACAGTTCGGCTGACATCAATCCGCTCCTCCGGCAAATGGTGGAATCCGGTAAACTCGGTGTAAAGTCTAAGGAAGGTTTCTACAGTTGGACAGATGACAAAATACAGGAACTTCGAGACCGGATGAATCGCGCATTAATACAGCAAGCAAAAGATATATAA
- a CDS encoding EamA family transporter, which produces MLFLVLNIVLLSGFGLFLKHAKNNQQRLNPIGFVNYLSAFFISVWVLSQEQDFEFSKLTFALGISNGVTYALGFELFTIGIQLSGIVVTAALVRLSIVLPILVAMIFWQEIPNLWQTIGLLLTFVAIPLLSQREKEPTYAFTPDKPEVPQGLGFAIAITILLVTGISRLTMKAFNEMCPIDEKSLYMSLLFGVATVIYFGICLYQRIWPNWWEVFYGVLIGICNVGGSWALLIALDHVSALIAFPMSSSGGVLFTMFVGMVFLHERLSRTSLIGASVATIALIFVNLKP; this is translated from the coding sequence ATGCTCTTCCTTGTTCTCAATATTGTCCTGCTGTCTGGATTTGGACTCTTTCTCAAGCATGCCAAAAACAACCAACAACGCCTAAACCCAATCGGTTTTGTCAACTACCTCAGCGCGTTCTTTATCAGCGTCTGGGTACTTTCACAGGAGCAAGACTTTGAATTCTCAAAACTGACCTTCGCGTTAGGTATATCAAATGGTGTGACGTATGCGCTCGGATTTGAATTGTTCACTATCGGTATCCAGCTCAGTGGGATTGTCGTCACGGCTGCACTCGTCAGATTGTCGATCGTACTACCAATTCTGGTAGCGATGATATTCTGGCAAGAGATTCCGAACCTATGGCAAACGATAGGGCTTCTTTTAACCTTCGTGGCGATTCCACTTCTCAGTCAGCGGGAGAAAGAGCCGACCTATGCATTCACTCCTGACAAGCCGGAAGTGCCTCAAGGTTTGGGGTTCGCTATTGCTATTACGATCTTGCTGGTCACCGGTATCTCACGACTCACCATGAAAGCGTTTAACGAGATGTGTCCTATTGATGAAAAGTCGCTCTATATGAGTCTGCTTTTCGGTGTTGCTACGGTCATTTACTTCGGGATATGCCTTTATCAGAGGATATGGCCCAATTGGTGGGAAGTCTTCTATGGTGTGCTGATAGGTATTTGTAATGTCGGTGGGAGTTGGGCACTGCTCATCGCACTCGACCATGTGAGTGCCTTGATCGCCTTTCCGATGTCAAGCTCCGGCGGTGTGTTGTTCACGATGTTCGTCGGTATGGTGTTCCTCCATGAACGGCTGAGTCGGACCTCTCTCATCGGTGCCTCGGTTGCAACCATTGCATTAATCTTTGTCAATTTGAAACCATGA
- a CDS encoding PCP reductase family protein codes for MNEQNNANERLTDVEERLTRVENLLVSINEKLDQPSAVNAADIEQTEAFKQWVTNYVSMRLQQLVPETCDHPDAAVLQDGPYLDNTTVPCTEEVEHRVKRIPIPFVREMVVQRVAENAREAGIERVDIEFFEKAATF; via the coding sequence ATGAACGAACAAAATAATGCAAACGAACGGCTTACAGATGTAGAAGAACGCCTGACACGCGTCGAAAACCTGCTCGTTAGCATCAACGAGAAATTAGATCAGCCTTCCGCTGTTAATGCGGCAGATATCGAGCAGACGGAAGCGTTCAAGCAGTGGGTGACCAATTACGTCTCAATGCGGTTACAGCAACTCGTACCGGAAACATGTGACCATCCCGATGCAGCCGTACTTCAGGACGGTCCCTACCTTGACAACACCACAGTGCCATGTACGGAGGAAGTTGAGCATCGGGTTAAACGGATACCGATCCCGTTTGTCCGCGAGATGGTCGTCCAGCGTGTCGCTGAAAATGCGCGGGAGGCGGGGATCGAACGTGTAGATATTGAGTTTTTCGAGAAAGCCGCTACATTTTGA
- the rsmI gene encoding 16S rRNA (cytidine(1402)-2'-O)-methyltransferase encodes MQNTPSGTLYLVSTPIGNLEDITLRALRILKEVDLIAAEDTRQTRRLLTHYNIHTPLTSYFEGNQQVKCDKLIERMKTGETIALVSDAGTPIISDPGYPLLRGCITSEIPIVPIPGVSAVITAASVSGLPLHNFTFEGFLSPKSAKRKRQLSVLTDEERTLIFFESPHRFCRFLEDVFEVMGERDLVVTRELTKKFEEIFRGNVSEALEKFRETEPRGEFTIVIAGKRPPRPGRCGLEPHRA; translated from the coding sequence ATGCAAAATACGCCATCTGGCACGCTTTACCTTGTTAGCACACCGATCGGAAATTTAGAGGATATTACCCTGCGTGCCCTCCGCATCCTCAAAGAGGTAGACCTGATCGCTGCTGAAGACACACGTCAAACACGCCGTCTCTTAACGCACTATAACATTCATACCCCTCTCACAAGCTACTTTGAAGGCAACCAGCAAGTAAAGTGCGACAAACTGATTGAGCGCATGAAAACAGGTGAGACGATTGCCCTCGTTTCAGATGCAGGCACGCCTATCATTTCAGACCCAGGGTATCCACTCCTACGTGGCTGTATCACCTCAGAAATCCCTATTGTTCCGATTCCAGGGGTATCAGCAGTTATCACAGCAGCATCCGTTTCTGGGCTCCCGCTGCATAACTTTACCTTTGAAGGCTTCCTGTCGCCAAAATCCGCAAAAAGAAAGCGGCAATTAAGTGTACTCACTGATGAAGAGAGAACGTTAATCTTTTTTGAATCTCCGCACCGTTTCTGTCGCTTCCTTGAAGATGTCTTCGAGGTGATGGGTGAACGCGACCTTGTCGTTACACGCGAGTTGACGAAAAAGTTTGAAGAGATATTCCGGGGGAATGTCAGTGAGGCATTGGAGAAATTTCGAGAGACCGAGCCGCGCGGAGAGTTTACGATCGTTATTGCTGGGAAACGGCCCCCCAGGCCCGGTAGGTGCGGTTTGGAACCGCACCGGGCTTGA
- a CDS encoding Gfo/Idh/MocA family oxidoreductase, with the protein MVRIGVVGVGGMGNGHCNALPNVENCEFVGVADLRLEAAEAVAERHNIRAFQDYQELFAVVDAIVVATPPVAHTQVVVDAAEAGVHAFCEKPLSLTLADADAMIEASDKAGTHLMVGQVLRFYPVHELGRQMVDNGDIGDITYIETDYSGPYNAPRNRPESWYGTVGGLLENGIHKSDLINWFGGTALTVAAEVGSFSGHDDWEDYTISLIRYDSGAVGILRWGGFLGARGTNDTIIDGTEGSLRLNMSADLAYLKKRGGDWEEIVPNREGPHGVVGELTHFVDCVREDRTPMIDGRGGKHAVEVVLATYESAKEKTKVALPMA; encoded by the coding sequence ATGGTTCGTATAGGTGTAGTTGGAGTCGGTGGCATGGGAAACGGCCATTGCAACGCGCTTCCTAACGTTGAAAATTGTGAATTTGTAGGCGTGGCGGATCTTCGCTTGGAAGCGGCGGAAGCCGTTGCTGAGCGGCATAATATCCGCGCCTTCCAAGACTATCAAGAATTATTTGCTGTTGTGGACGCTATCGTCGTAGCGACACCACCTGTTGCACATACACAGGTCGTCGTCGATGCAGCGGAGGCGGGCGTGCATGCTTTCTGCGAAAAACCGCTCTCCTTGACGCTCGCTGACGCAGACGCGATGATCGAGGCATCGGACAAGGCGGGGACGCATCTGATGGTTGGGCAGGTGCTACGCTTCTATCCTGTCCATGAACTCGGTCGGCAGATGGTGGACAATGGCGACATCGGAGACATCACCTACATCGAAACCGATTACTCGGGTCCCTATAATGCGCCGCGTAACCGTCCCGAAAGTTGGTACGGTACCGTCGGTGGACTCTTGGAAAACGGCATCCACAAATCCGACCTGATTAACTGGTTCGGTGGCACTGCGCTGACCGTCGCCGCTGAGGTGGGGAGTTTCTCCGGACACGACGATTGGGAGGATTACACGATCTCTCTCATCCGTTACGATTCGGGCGCGGTAGGCATTTTACGGTGGGGCGGCTTCCTCGGTGCACGCGGCACCAACGATACGATTATTGACGGAACCGAGGGGTCACTCCGTTTAAATATGTCAGCCGATCTCGCCTATCTCAAAAAGCGTGGCGGCGATTGGGAGGAAATCGTTCCAAATCGCGAGGGACCGCACGGTGTCGTCGGGGAATTGACGCATTTTGTTGACTGCGTCCGAGAAGATAGAACCCCCATGATTGACGGTAGAGGCGGAAAACACGCCGTAGAGGTCGTTTTGGCGACTTATGAATCGGCGAAAGAGAAAACCAAAGTCGCACTGCCGATGGCATAA
- a CDS encoding TVP38/TMEM64 family protein yields MGLILLGVYHKRVWAYLLELTAAFQSIETARAYIARYGALAPVVSAILMIFQSVIAPLPAFLITFANGTLFGFWWGSLLSWSSSMVGAAFCFYIARYLGIQRVTRLISQPVVDKTNDFFEKYGTYAILIARLVPLISFDVVSYFAGATRMRFLGFWIATGIGQLPATLVYSYLGDRISAHIKLILWSFCILISLSIIIWLVKTRTRSRETL; encoded by the coding sequence ATGGGTTTAATCCTGCTGGGAGTCTACCATAAACGGGTTTGGGCATATCTCCTTGAACTCACTGCTGCTTTTCAGAGTATTGAAACGGCACGTGCGTACATCGCCCGTTATGGTGCGCTCGCGCCCGTGGTATCAGCGATACTCATGATCTTTCAGAGTGTGATTGCGCCGTTGCCAGCGTTCCTGATTACCTTTGCAAACGGCACACTTTTTGGGTTCTGGTGGGGTTCGCTCCTGTCCTGGAGCAGTTCAATGGTCGGCGCAGCATTCTGTTTCTATATCGCCCGCTACCTCGGTATCCAACGCGTGACACGGCTCATTAGCCAACCGGTAGTGGACAAAACGAATGATTTCTTTGAAAAATATGGGACTTATGCTATCCTTATTGCTCGCTTGGTGCCGCTCATCTCTTTTGATGTCGTTAGTTATTTTGCAGGGGCGACTCGGATGCGGTTTCTCGGTTTTTGGATTGCGACTGGCATTGGTCAACTGCCAGCCACCTTGGTTTATTCTTATCTTGGAGATAGAATCTCTGCACACATCAAACTGATATTGTGGAGTTTCTGTATTTTAATTTCGTTATCAATTATAATATGGCTCGTGAAGACTCGAACCCGTAGCAGGGAAACCTTGTAA
- a CDS encoding HEAT repeat domain-containing protein has translation MRQQQEFEECPSCENTNLRRLDGNSWFCLDCDWDNLSVIPKGNDELLTSLRHGDVHSRRIAAQALINMGDADRHLATKMDSNALLEALDDEDADVRYFVAVALGKLEASLSLGKLKQLARDDASALVREGAKSAVEQIESRQLS, from the coding sequence ATGCGTCAACAACAGGAATTTGAGGAATGCCCCTCGTGCGAAAATACAAATCTCCGACGGTTGGATGGAAATTCATGGTTCTGCTTGGATTGTGACTGGGATAACCTCAGCGTTATTCCGAAAGGCAATGATGAACTCCTCACCTCCCTTCGGCACGGAGATGTCCATTCGCGGCGGATCGCCGCACAAGCGTTGATTAATATGGGTGATGCCGATCGGCATCTCGCCACGAAGATGGATTCAAACGCGCTACTCGAAGCGTTAGATGACGAAGATGCCGATGTGCGTTACTTCGTCGCTGTCGCTCTCGGTAAACTGGAAGCCAGTCTCAGCCTCGGCAAACTCAAGCAGCTCGCCCGAGACGATGCGTCTGCACTCGTTCGCGAAGGTGCCAAATCGGCGGTTGAACAAATCGAATCACGCCAGTTGTCTTAG
- a CDS encoding phytanoyl-CoA dioxygenase family protein yields MLTADQIAFFQEHGYLILENFIDSEIIDGWREQVWQHFDSSFETPETWPNDYEIPGFSFSPVFGHLLAMQEITEQLGGGQFFTGGGGSPIIKWPNPEEAWEMPKDGHIDAYGAVAGWSPFMFGATTYLYDAKPKGGAFVFWPGSHHSTHKYFLQYPEQIDGSFYDIEDWGWHVLSDLSPEGPREFIGAAGDVVLWHAFLCHTGSANVTDVPRFGLFTRYAHEKRDEIKYEIPENLWKYWAI; encoded by the coding sequence ATGCTTACAGCAGATCAGATTGCCTTCTTTCAGGAACATGGATATCTTATCCTTGAAAATTTTATTGATTCGGAGATAATTGACGGATGGAGAGAGCAGGTCTGGCAGCACTTTGATTCCAGCTTTGAAACACCGGAGACCTGGCCCAACGATTATGAAATTCCCGGATTCAGTTTCTCACCGGTCTTTGGACACCTGCTCGCGATGCAAGAGATTACCGAGCAGCTCGGTGGCGGTCAATTTTTTACGGGGGGCGGCGGTTCACCGATTATCAAATGGCCCAACCCTGAAGAAGCGTGGGAAATGCCCAAAGATGGACACATTGACGCGTATGGTGCCGTTGCTGGCTGGAGTCCTTTTATGTTCGGTGCAACAACCTATCTTTATGATGCCAAACCCAAGGGCGGCGCGTTCGTTTTTTGGCCCGGAAGCCACCACTCAACGCACAAGTACTTCCTCCAATATCCTGAGCAAATTGACGGTAGTTTCTACGATATTGAAGACTGGGGATGGCATGTGCTTTCGGATTTATCCCCAGAGGGACCCCGTGAGTTTATTGGTGCTGCCGGTGATGTTGTGTTGTGGCACGCGTTTCTCTGCCACACCGGTTCAGCGAATGTGACAGATGTCCCTCGTTTCGGTCTCTTTACACGGTATGCCCATGAAAAACGGGACGAGATTAAATACGAAATTCCAGAGAACCTCTGGAAATATTGGGCAATTTAA
- a CDS encoding L,D-transpeptidase family protein — translation MKLHIVLSLTFTMLCACQLTNPQNFADKQRRYPRVRAAFEEKDGTLRSLFADQDIPYPPQKLFIRVFKQEKILEVWAFSTFDAVFKLVKHYPICRTSGNLGPKRREGDLQIPEGFYYIDRFNPKSNFHLSLGVNYPNQADKILGKKGNLGGDIFIHGGCATIGCVPITDEYIKEVYWLAVQAKSNGYSKILVHIFPTKLDDHTMTRLKNTFPNNNTLINFWKNLKIGYNWFEQYQKLPMISINRDGTYQFSDSSEE, via the coding sequence ATGAAACTACACATTGTCCTTTCCCTCACTTTTACGATGCTCTGCGCTTGCCAGCTAACGAACCCACAAAATTTCGCGGACAAACAGCGAAGATACCCGCGCGTCCGGGCAGCCTTTGAAGAAAAAGACGGTACACTTCGCAGCCTGTTTGCAGACCAGGATATCCCCTATCCACCACAGAAACTCTTTATCCGAGTCTTCAAACAAGAAAAGATTTTGGAAGTCTGGGCATTTTCAACATTCGATGCCGTTTTCAAACTCGTGAAACATTATCCGATCTGCCGCACGTCAGGAAATTTGGGACCCAAAAGACGTGAGGGCGACTTGCAAATTCCGGAGGGTTTCTATTATATCGATAGATTTAATCCCAAAAGCAACTTTCATCTATCGCTTGGGGTTAATTATCCGAACCAGGCAGATAAGATCTTGGGCAAAAAAGGCAACTTAGGGGGCGATATATTCATACACGGCGGCTGCGCAACAATCGGCTGTGTTCCAATCACTGATGAATATATTAAGGAAGTCTATTGGTTGGCGGTGCAGGCGAAATCAAACGGATACTCAAAAATCCTTGTGCACATTTTTCCAACAAAATTGGACGATCATACAATGACGCGCTTAAAAAACACTTTTCCAAATAACAACACCCTGATAAACTTTTGGAAAAATCTGAAAATCGGATATAATTGGTTTGAACAGTACCAGAAATTGCCGATGATCTCAATAAATCGGGACGGCACATATCAGTTCTCAGATTCTTCAGAAGAATAA
- a CDS encoding phytanoyl-CoA dioxygenase family protein, with amino-acid sequence MLTSEQIAFFQEHGYLILENFIDSEIIDGWRGQIWKHFDSSLETPKTWPNDYVVQNFSFSPLFGQLPAMQEITEQLGEGQFTGGGGSPLVKWPNPEEEWAIPGSGHIDAYGPGGWSPFMLGATTYLYDVEPGGGAFVFWPGSHHSTHKYFLQYPEQIDGSFYDIEDWGWHVLSDLSPEGPREFTGAAGDVVLWHAFLCHTGSANIRDVPRFGIFARYSHQKREEIKYEIPENLWKYWAI; translated from the coding sequence ATGCTTACATCAGAACAGATCGCATTTTTTCAAGAACATGGATACCTTATCCTTGAAAATTTTATTGATTCGGAGATAATTGATGGATGGCGGGGACAGATCTGGAAACATTTCGATTCCAGTCTTGAAACGCCGAAGACCTGGCCCAACGACTATGTCGTCCAAAACTTCAGTTTTTCACCACTGTTCGGGCAACTGCCCGCGATGCAAGAGATTACCGAGCAGCTGGGTGAAGGTCAATTTACCGGTGGTGGCGGTTCACCACTTGTCAAATGGCCCAATCCTGAAGAAGAATGGGCAATACCGGGTAGTGGACACATCGACGCCTACGGTCCCGGTGGTTGGAGCCCTTTTATGCTCGGCGCGACAACCTACCTCTATGATGTCGAACCCGGTGGTGGTGCGTTCGTCTTTTGGCCCGGAAGCCACCACTCAACGCATAAATACTTCCTTCAATATCCTGAGCAAATTGATGGCAGCTTCTACGATATCGAGGATTGGGGGTGGCATGTGCTTTCGGATTTATCGCCGGAAGGCCCTCGCGAATTTACGGGTGCCGCGGGCGACGTTGTACTGTGGCACGCGTTTTTGTGCCATACCGGATCGGCGAATATAAGAGACGTTCCACGTTTTGGTATCTTTGCGCGCTACTCACATCAAAAGCGGGAGGAGATTAAATACGAAATTCCAGAAAACCTTTGGAAGTACTGGGCAATTTAG